In a single window of the Antedon mediterranea chromosome 1, ecAntMedi1.1, whole genome shotgun sequence genome:
- the LOC140051279 gene encoding uncharacterized protein, which produces MVKDSVNIDFPDRATEFVGLSVEDRSFMEMMDGASSFVDGHYVLPLPWRSQGTVLPDNRCLAMKRFNSLERRFERDLELRKMYNKAVNQMVEKGYMEEVIKSNTPERKMIWYIHHHPISNERKPGKIRVVFDCAAKCNGVSLNDVLLQGPDLTNSLIGVLMRFREDHVAVMADIEGMFLQVVVPEEDRDSLRFYWRPSEEEDVKTYRMTRHLFGATSSPACANKALLNTAADKGSKYCPEAAETMKNNFYVDDCLVSVKDHKKALTLVKDLTLVKDLTLLCEEGGFRLTKWMSNDKRVLNVIPKEDHAPEVKNLDLRKDKLPSGRALGIQWSPELDTLRFTILPADKSHTRRGVLSIVSSVFDPLGLVAPFVLPAKILLQDICQKGLEWDEPIDDVSLQRWKRWLQDLARLDEWSVPRCYKSELPTDVISRQLHVFADASNYGYGMAAYIRQESSDGHVQMSLVMGRSRVAPLKYTSIPRLELTAAVMASRLANTIISELSGIDNVFYWTDSQTVLKYIHNTSRRFKAFVANRVSIILNISKASEWRYVRTCNNPADEASRDQRIEEFLSNTRWRNGPEFLRDKCEQWIDLQAKSLPLIAEDDPEIKGVSNVLVPACTSCCFLDDLITKHSSYGKIKRIVAWLLVAVEKLCKRVTSKQLGNVRLQHLRSAECTILAHEQRVHFKQELEVLKNRNDESIGRVMRNSPLKKLDPLLLNGMITVGGRLNKASLPDKIKHPVVVHKNSLIARLIIVEIHKEVGHLGRSAILSQLWQRYWIIGASSLIRSVISRCVVCQKHRARASEQKMASLPPDRIVSDHPPFHNTGIDLFGPFEIKLGRSLVKRYGVIFTCLSTRAIHLEMAYSLTTSSFINTLRRFIARRGQIKKLRSDNGTNFVGADKELKKEISEWNTQVIHMYLQQRDIEWEFNPPGASHFGGVWERMIRTVRQVMKGVLKEQNLKMDDEGLQTLFCEVEMIVNNRPITTLSTDPNDFRPLTSAMLLTQREQLPLPPGVFDKRDIYARRYWRQVQYLSNLFWQRWRKEYLPTMQERQKWFNPKRNLEIGDIVLVVDNSLPRNSWLLGRIVESKRDNNGLVRSCTVKTQFSTLNRPIAKLCLLVKATEESGAE; this is translated from the coding sequence ATGGTAAAAGATTCTGTTAATATTGATTTCCCAGATAGAGCAACAGAGTTCGTAGGATTGTCCGTGGAAGACAGATCGTTTATGGAAATGATGGATGGTGCGAGCAGTTTTGTGGACGGACATTATGTGTTACCTCTACCATGGCGAAGCCAGGGTACAGTCTTGCCGGATAATAGATGTTTGGCTATGAAACGTTTTAATTCATTGGAAAGGAGATTTGAACGTGATCTTGAATTAAGAAAGATGTATAACAAAGCTGTAAATCAAATGGTAGAGAAAGGATACATGGAAGAAGTTATTAAGTCAAACACACCCGAAAGGAAAATGATATGGTACATACACCATCATCCTATATCCAACGAACGAAAGCCAGGAAAGATCAGAGTGGTCTTCGACTGTGCAGCAAAATGTAACGGTGTATCTCTGAACGATGTCCTTCTACAGGGGCCGGACCTAACCAATAGTCTAATTGGTGTGTTAATGAGGTTCCGGGAAGACCATGTAGCAGTAATGGCAGACATTGAAGGCATGTTTTTACAGGTAGTGGTTCCAGAGGAGGATCGAGATTCTTTAAGATTTTACTGGCGACCCAGCGAAGAAGAGGATGTTAAAACTTACCGCATGACAAGACATTTGTTTGGAGCAACATCTTCACCAGCTTGTGCAAATAAAGCATTACTTAACACTGCAGCAGACAAGGGATCAAAGTATTGCCCAGAAGCAGCGGAGAccatgaaaaacaatttttatgtTGATGATTGTTTAGTGTCGGTGAAAGATCATAAGAAGGCCCTGACATTAGTCAAAGACCTAACATTAGTCAAAGACCTAACATTACTTTGTGAAGAAGGTGGATTCCGCTTAACTAAGTGGATGAGCAATGACAAGAGAGTCTTGAATGTAATTCCCAAGGAAGATCACGCACCGGAGGTTAAAAATCTAGACCTACGGAAAGATAAACTGCCATCGGGAAGAGCACTTGGTATACAATGGTCTCCAGAACTTGACACTCTTAGATTTACTATATTACCAGCAGATAAAAGTCATACCAGACGAGGGGTGCTGTCAATTGTTAGCTCTGTATTTGACCCACTTGGGTTAGTGGCTCCTTTTGTTTTACCGGCAAAGATTCTACTACAAGATATCTGTCAGAAGGGTCTTGAATGGGACGAGCCCATTGACGATGTGTCATTGCAACGATGGAAACGGTGGTTGCAAGACCTGGCGAGACTGGATGAGTGGAGTGTACCGAGGTGCTACAAATCTGAATTACCAACAGATGTCATTAGTCGCCAATTGCATGTGTTTGCTGATGCAAGCAACTATGGGTATGGTATGGCAGCTTATATCAGACAGGAGTCAAGTGATGGTCATGTACAAATGTCCCTGGTCATGGGTAGAAGCAGAGTTGCACCCTTGAAATACACTTCAATTCCAAGATTAGAATTAACAGCAGCAGTTATGGCTTCACGGTTAGCCAACACAATTATTTCAGAGTTAAGTGGTATAGATAACGTTTTCTATTGGACAGATAGCCAAACCGTTTtgaaatatatacataacaCCTCTCGAAGATTCAAAGCCTTTGTAGCAAATCGAGTTTCTATCATTTTGAACATATCTAAGGCATCAGAATGGAGGTATGTTAGAACTTGTAATAACCCGGCTGATGAAGCATCGAGAGATCAACGGATTGAGGAATTTCTAAGTAACACTAGATGGCGTAACGGACCAGAATTCCTCAGAGATAAATGTGAGCAGTGGATAGACTTACAAGCCAAGTCCTTACCTCTTATCGCCGAGGATGACCCAGAAATCAAAGGGGTATCAAATGTATTAGTTCCAGCTTGTACTTCATGTTGTTTCTTAGATGATCTAATTACTAAGCATTCATCTTAtggaaaaattaaaagaattgtGGCATGGTTACTGGTTGCTGTTGAGAAACTATGCAAAAGGGTCACCAGTAAGCAACTAGGCAATGTTAGGTTGCAACACCTGAGATCAGCGGAATGTACAATTCTTGCACACGAACAGAGAGTTCATTTTAAACAGGAGTTAGAGGTACTTAAGAATCGTAATGACGAATCTATTGGACGGGTGATGAGAAATAGCCCTCTTAAGAAACTTGATCCGTTGTTGTTAAATGGAATGATTACAGTGGGAGGAAGACTGAACAAAGCGTCTCTTCCCGACAAGATAAAGCATCCAGTAGTAGTACACAAGAATTCTCTTATTGCAAGATTAATCATAGTGGAAATACACAAAGAGGTTGGACACCTTGGTAGAAGTGCTATTTTATCACAACTTTGGCAAAGGTATTGGATCATTGGAGCAAGTTCCTTGATCAGAAGTGTTATAAGCAGATGTGTAGTTTGTCAGAAGCACCGAGCTAGAGCTAGTGAACAGAAGATGGCATCACTGCCACCAGATAGAATTGTGAGCGATCATCCACCGTTCCACAATACGGGTATTGATCTATTTGGTCCATTTGAAATCAAATTAGGTCGTAGTCTTGTGAAGAGATATGGTGTTATTTTCACATGTTTATCTACCCGTGCCATTCACCTAGAAATGGCATATTCATTAACTACAAGCTCGTTCATCAATACTTTGAGAAGATTTATTGCCCGAAGAGGCCAAATCAAGAAACTTAGATCGGATAATGGTACAAATTTTGTGGGAGCCGACAAAGAGTTAAAGAAGGAGATTTCAGAATGGAACACTCAAGTCATACATATGTACTTGCAGCAAAGAGATATTGAATGGGAATTCAACCCTCCTGGAGCGTCTCATTTTGGTGGCGTCTGGGAACGCATGATACGAACTGTGCGCCAGGTTATGAAAGGAGTACTTAAAGAACAGAACCTGAAAATGGATGATGAGGGTCTCCAGACATTATTTTGCGAAGTGGAAATGATTGTAAACAATAGGCCAATAACTACCTTGTCAACCGATCCAAATGATTTTCGACCATTGACATCAGCCATGTTGTTGACACAACGTGAACAATTGCCATTACCACCTGGTGTATTTGACAAACGTGATATTTATGCTCGTCGTTATTGGCGTCAAGTCCAATATTTGAGTAATCTTTTTTGGCAGAGATGGAGGAAGGAATATCTGCCTACTATGCAAGAGCGTCAGAAGTGGTTTAATCCTAAACGCAACTTGGAAATTGGAGATATTGTGCTGGTAGTGGATAACAGTTTACCTAGGAACAGTTGGTTGCTTGGGCGGATAGTGGAGTCTAAAAGGGATAACAATGGACTTGTTAGATCATGCACAGTAAAAACTCAATTTTCCACCTTGAATCGTCCTATTGCAAAATTGTGTCTACTCGTAAAGGCAACTGAAGAATCAGGGGCAGAATAA